A single Anopheles maculipalpis chromosome 3RL, idAnoMacuDA_375_x, whole genome shotgun sequence DNA region contains:
- the LOC126561086 gene encoding uncharacterized protein LOC126561086 has protein sequence MFFAPNFGDLVDDRDPVSSLKKIATAKEKHARDCYPRVLEHIINTQSPQVLCRDYKEILGTLDIISTDPDESVRLYLACWLQKYCASWFDRDQDLQSIFSKAFLEKILQIIVRYLTDEPNVRASSFESLTYLIEKGYLDRATTIKLNIVEELVSKPINEQFMDMCTNYIHLMVKIAPLVGCAKTHELLYSRFVKMCTCKINFVRKECATAFPVMCEVLGNEVFEKNLLPIFMKLCEDEIWTVRKACAEVMPFIALLCTLEKRRKVLVPAYKKFMFDTSLWVIKAALKNLGRFLATFAQLQILGLAYNGSLELSITNAADESFSELMGNARQLAHGSQQPAASVLLKNFESYEQRFKDSIQRHALLSLVKSSDDDNPSWKSASPRSEDRINVEAYLASLVFVEEHLSQRQSTGSTSDDGGGGISKISDFYYVRHKSLSSSSSIASTSPTPSPLYRANQSYDEKNPLNRFMRYCSPLKNNFEHAFANPSGSDGGDQGGGSDAFDHHGHWDSEDDNYGTNHLDHLADLSLVGADMEGGAGGGGGGSGVIYDSDNPKHQQADGGSGEAGGLDFIMEAGEEDENAIDECFNSHQFWYISPGLALDLEFIDKEDRAMGDDEEKEEESDASNNNNIQEVNERGVNTEGKAPPTVGGTSADDSRNNNLLQQGTTAAAVTTGASESAKAGETTSASSAAMVVEDNENQNDSDSSYGSINNNDTENNKLIYMYEDLLPSSQSQTQSGGQAGTATSGGNNNNNNGGNAPGTSGGGGGGAGSSSSTVTPTMTTVERIRAAEQLKTLIRWENEEVEWNLLEDFLHMKNVNKELCQDCAYNFPAVVLTFGEKFWPILNRYFFDLCADIQDSVRRTMAASISKIALIIGREQATRDLVPSYTEFLLDADDIKFEVVRTLAEFLRVIDACEHETLMNHLGMCLQPPLNMMNWRFRELAGQQIVELARMHTAIRKENCLLFLTGLAMRLMLDKYDSVRKAGIDAFVECSHEFQQNDKVFEFFNKHFALYSNWRRRQTYVIAAGKMLETDRVEVKIFRKHVFNNVLKLADDTVPNVRIQVAKCLKEIIAPHPKFVNDPLVEPTLQKLRTDKDCDVRGHVDGYQSLEEEMAAGGGGGSTASNASTMMMTSGESDSHQEALSPSTAGSLAESCVSSHLSYAEVTSGYFGSAMSSLTLDDQQYSGDSRHQAQQGAEQAMKNEEDEQDEVQLNSERGVDVANEQIPNAMANDDEDDDDYCGEEAIEQPTSSMSTDDDAAYCSEMETSSAVSTPSVATAAVLTAAASSTIPSQTVTMTTSNTSSGNIQVVPSSSTDSTDDLSELVNGESVPASATTTTTTSTIPSDSSSNSAASKKGSSDTGSGTGSAGGNSSTNTNKIRDNFFRKRSKGKK, from the exons aGATTGCTATCCCCGAGTATTGGAGCACATCATCAACACACAGTCACCGCAAGTACTGTGCCGAGACTACAAGGAAATTCTGGGCACACTTGACATCATCTCCACCGATCCAG ATGAGTCCGTACGACTATACTTGGCCTGCTGGCTGCAGAAGTACTGTGCTAGCTGGTTCGATCGAGACCAGGACCTGCAAAGCATATTCAGCAAAGCGTTCCTGGAGAAGATACTGCAGATCATCGTCCGTTACCTAACAGACGAGCCTAAT gTTCGAGCCTCGTCCTTCGAATCACTGACGTATCTGATTGAGAAAGGTTACCTAGACAGGGCGACCACGATTAAGCTGAACATCGTCGAAGAGCTGGTCAGCAAACCGATCAACGAGCAGTTTATGGATATGTGCACCAACTACATCCAT CTGATGGTAAAGATTGCCCCGTTGGTGGGATGCGCCAAGACGCACGAGCTCCTGTACAGTCGGTTCGTGAAAATGTGTACCTGCAAGATCAACTTCGTCCGCAAGGAGTGTGCCACCGCGTTTCCCGTGATGTGCGAAGTCCTGGGCAATGAAGTGTTCGAGAAAAATTTG CTGCCAATATTCATGAAACTTTGCGAGGATGAAATTTGGACCGTGCGTAAGGCGTGTGCGGAGGTGATGCCGTTCATTGCATTGCTGTGTACGCTTGAGAAACGGCGCAAGGTGCTAGTACCAGCATACAAGAAGTTCATGTTCGACACAAGCCTTTGGGTGATCAAGGCGGCACTAAAG AATCTGGGCCGATTTTTAGCAACGTTTGCCCAGCTGCAGATCCTAGGCCTTGCGTACAACGGTAGCCTAGAGCTGTCGATAACGAATGCAGCCGACGAATCGTTCTCCGAGCTGATGGGCAATGCGCGACAGCTTGCCCACGGCAGCCAGCAACCGGCAGCGAGTGTTCTGCTAAAGAATTTCGAGTCTTACGAGCAAAGGTTTAAGGACTCAATTCAGCGACACGCACTGCTCTCGCTGGTAAAATCGTCCGACGATGATAATCCATCGTGGAAATCGGCCTCACCACGGTCCGAGGATCGCATCAACGTGGAAGCGTACCTCGCCTCGTTGGTGTTTGTCGAGGAGCATCTGTCCCAGCGTCAATCGACCGGTTCAACGTCGGacgatggtggtggcggtatTTCGAAGATATCCGATTTTTACTATGTACGTCACAAGTCCCTTTCGTCCAGCTCGTCGATTGCGTCCACCTCGCCGACACCGTCGCCCCTCTATCGAGCCAACCAGAGTTACGATGAGAAGAATCCGCTAAATCGATTTATGCGCTACTGTTCGCCGTTGAAGAACAATTTCGAGCATGCGTTCGCTAACCCGTCCGGAAGTGATGGTGGCGATCAGGGTGGGGGTAGTGATGCATTCGATCATCACGGTCACTGGGATTCGGAGGATGATAACTATGGCACGAACCATCTCGATCATCTGGCGGATCTGAGTTTGGTCGGGGCGGATATGGAGGGTGGAGCCGGAGGTGGTGGCGGGGGTAGTGGTGTAATCTACGACAGCGATAATCCAAAGCATCAGCAGGCGGATGGAGGAAGCGGTGAAGCGGGCGGGTTGGATTTTATCATGGAAGCAGGGGAAGAGGACGAAAATGCGATCGACGAGTGTTTCAATTCGCACCAGTTCTGGTACATTAGTCCCGGGCTTGCATTGGATTTGGAGTTTATCGATAAGGAGGATCGGGCGATGGGTGACGATGAGGAGAAGGAGGAAGAATCGGATGCgagcaataacaacaatatTCAGGAGGTTAACGAACGTGGTGTAAACACGGAAGGGAAAGCTCCTCCAACTGTTGGTGGAACGTCAGCGGACGATAGCAGGAATAACAATCTGCTGCAGCAAGGcacaactgctgctgctgtcaccACCGGTGCAAGTGAGTCGGCTAAAGCCGGCGAAACGACGAGCGCTTCTTCGGCCGCGATGGTAGTGGAAGACAACGAGAACCAGAACGATAGCGACTCCAGCTACGGAAGCATCAATAACAACGACACCGAAAACAATAAGCTGATCTACATGTACGAGGATCTGCTACCGTCGTCCCAATCGCAGACGCAGTCCGGTGGACAGGCGGGTACTGCGACATCTGGtggcaataataataataacaacggCGGTAACGCTCCGGGAAcatccggtggtggtggtggtggtgccggcagtagcagcagcaccgtcACACCAACGATGACAACGGTGGAACGGATCCGTGCTGCGGAACAGCTGAAGACTCTGATTCGCTGGGAAAATGAAGAGGTGGAATGGAATCTGCTCGAGGACTTCCTGCACATGAAGAACGTCAACAAGGAGCTGTGCCAGGACTGTGCGTACAACTTCCCTGCCGTGGTGCTTACGTTTGGGGAAAAGTTTTGGCCCATCCTGAACCGCTACTTCTTCGATCTGTGCGCTGACATACAGGACTCGGTACGGCGCACGATGGCCGCTTCGATTAGCAAGATCGCACTGATTATCGGGCGAGAGCAGGCAACGCGCGATCTGGTACCTTCGTACACGGAGTTTCTGCTCGATGCGGACGATATCAAGTTTGAGGTGGTGCGTACGTTGGCCGAATTCTTGCGCGTAATCGATGCCTGCGAGCATGAAACCCTGATGAATCATCTCGGAATGTGTCTGCAGCCACCGCTGAACATGATGAACTGGCGCTTCCGTGAGCTAGCGGGACAACAGATTGTGGAACTGGCACGTATGCATACGGCGATCCGGAAGGAGAACTGTTTGCTCTTCCTGACCGGATTGGCGATGCGGCTGATGCTGGACAAGTACGATAGTGTGCGAAAGGCAGGAATCGATGCG TTTGTTGAATGTAGCCACGAGTTCCAACAGAACGACAAGGTGTTTGAGTTCTTCAACAAGCACTTTGCCCTCTATAGCAACTGGCGTCGCCGTCAGACGTATGTGATAGCTGCTGGAAAAATG CTCGAGACTGATCGTGTCGAGGTAAAAATCTTCCGCAAACATGTGTTCAACAATGTACTCAAATTGGCCGACGACACGGTGCCGAACGTTAGAATACAAGTCGCCAAGTGCCTCAAGGAAATCATTGCCCCCCATC cCAAATTTGTGAACGATCCTCTGGTCGAACCGACGCTCCAGAAGCTGCGGACCGATAAAGATTGTGACGTGCGGGGACACGTCGACGGGTACCAGAGCCTGGAGGAGGAAATGGCAGCCGGAGGTGGCGGTGGTTCGACCGCATCTAACGCtagcacgatgatgatgacttcGGGCGAAAGTGATTCGCATCAGGAAGCATTGTCTCCCTCCACTGCTGGTTCGCTGGCGGAGTCATGCGTTTCGTCGCATCTTTCGTACGCGGAGGTAACGAGCGGTTATTTCGGTTCGGCTATGTCCTCGCTTACGTTAGACGATCAGCAGTACTCGGGTGATAGTCGCCACCAGGCGCAACAAGGTGCGGAACAGGCGATGAAGAACGAAGAGGACGAACAAGACGAGGTTCAGCTGAACTCGGAACGTGGTGTTGATGTAGCGAACGAGCAAATACCTAATGCAATGGCAAATGACGAcgaggatgacgatgattaTTGTGGCGAGGAAGCGATCGAACAGCCGACATCTTCTATGTCTACCGATGACGATGCGGCCTATTGCTCCGAGATGGAAACATCGTCCGCCGTCTCAACGCCATCGGTGGCAACGGCCGCTGTGCTGACTGCTGCGGCATCCTCCACCATTCCATCTCAAACCGTTACGATGACTAcaagcaacaccagcagcggAAACATTCAAGTCgtgccatcatcatccacgGACAGCA